A region of Lycium barbarum isolate Lr01 chromosome 3, ASM1917538v2, whole genome shotgun sequence DNA encodes the following proteins:
- the LOC132631450 gene encoding uncharacterized protein LOC132631450 — protein sequence MWDPTVVQFDALDMTDPLICGKLRMLRLNLTIGFTAVYRLHTMPDRRNLWEKLKELLHNNPDPCLMMGDFNAVLTPDDRPIGSPIQDSETKDFREFMLDTGMNDIQTYRREYAWTNNHSYSRIDRAIGNASWMTTYANLKTHSMEPQFSDHSPLKICVQMPTKNIAKQFKFFNCLADYQDFIPLISAAWGETIEHTSMIEVWRKLKKVKQSLKTLNSTQFKGTGDKIKLLRQQLQSVQKQMSQPVHQQSLIEEEKAFRAKLEEWDKIEESVFH from the coding sequence ATGTGGGATCCCACAGTGGTGCAATTTGATGCTCTGGACATGACTGATCCGCTGATATGTGGAAAGTTGAGGATGCTAAGGCTGAATCTTACTATTGGCTTTACAGCTGTTTATAGGTTGCATACAATGCCGGACAGAAGGAATTTGTGGGAGAAACTAAAGGAGTTGCTACATAATAATCCTGATCCTTGCCTGATGATGGGGGATTTTAATGCAGTCCTCACCCCTGATGATAGACCTATTGGCTCACCAATCCAGGATAGTGAAACAAAGGATTTTAGAGAGTTCATGTTGGACACTGGGATGAATGATATACAAACTTATAGGAGAGAATATGCTTGGACTAACAATCATAGTTATAGCCGAATTGACAGGGCCATTGGTAATGCTAGCTGGATGACTACATATGCAAATTTGAAAACACACAGCATGGAACCCCAATTCTCTGATCATTCACCTTTGAAGATTTGTGTCCAGATGCCTACTAAAAATATTGCTAAACAATTTAAGTTCTTCAACTGCTTAGCTGATTATCAGGACTTTATACCACTGATTAGTGCAGCTTGGGGAGAAACTATAGAGCATACATCCATGATTGAGGTATGGAGGAAATTGAAAAAAGTGAAGCAAAGCTTAAAAACACTAAACTCAACTCAGTTCAAAGGCACAGGGGACAAAATCAAGTTACTAAGGCAGCAACTTCAGTCTGTGCAGAAGCAAATGTCCCAACCTGTTCACCAACAATCATTGATAGAGGAAGAAAAAGCATTCAGAGCAAAACTGGAAGAATGGGATAAGATTGAGGAAAGTGTATTTCATTAG
- the LOC132634272 gene encoding probable RNA methyltransferase At5g51130: MEQHQQQNKRKQQDDVVTTTTTQKKKRKKVAVFGNYRNYYGYRIGQDSEEDPRLKAMKKEWFEGKDCLDIGCNSGVITIAIAQKFSCRSILGIDIDDARIQDAYWTLRKTVKSTKGVPAGIAKLEESKNLNGIKNHVAESPKKRARTDCTECHHLQEADLFDIVSFKKGNFVQNWHPGENTSYDTITCLIVSKWVHLNWGDEGLITLFSKVWRLLSPGGVFILEPQPWSSYYNNRLVSETSKVNYQEIKIRPEDFQDILLDKIGFRMVKDITSSVCGRKAGFNRPIFAFWK; the protein is encoded by the coding sequence ATGGAGCAACATCAACAGCAGAACAAACGTAAACAGCAGGATGACGTGGTAACAACGACGACAACccagaagaaaaaaagaaaaaaagtagcTGTGTTTGGTAACTACAGAAACTACTATGGCTATAGAATAGGTCAGGATTCGGAGGAAGATCCAAGGTTAAAAGCAATGAAGAAGGAATGGTTTGAAGGCAAGGATTGTCTTGACATTGGCTGCAACAGTGGAGTAATAACAATCGCCATTGCGCAAAAGTTTAGTTGCCGAAGCATCCTTGGAATTGATATTGATGATGCAAGAATTCAGGATGCCTATTGGACTCTCAGGAAAACAGTGAAGAGTACTAAAGGAGTGCCTGCAGGGATTGCCAAATTGGAAGAATCTAAGAATTTAAATGGTATTAAAAACCATGTGGCAGAATCGCCTAAGAAAAGGGCAAGGACCGATTGTACAGAATGTCATCATTTACAAGAGGCAGACTTGTTTGACATAGTCTCTTTCAAGAAGGGGAATTTTGTTCAGAATTGGCATCCAGGGGAAAATACATCTTATGATACAATTACTTGTTTAATCGTGTCAAAGTGGGTGCATTTAAACTGGGGTGATGAGGGACTAATAACTTTATTTTCGAAAGTCTGGAGGCTTCTTTCACCGGGTGGTGTCTTTATTTTGGAGCCTCAGCCTTGGAGTTCATACTACAATAATCGTCTTGTATCTGAGACATCaaaagttaattatcaagagatTAAGATCCGTCCAGAAGATTTTCAAGATATACTTTTGGACAAGATTGGATTTAGAATGGTAAAGGACATAACATCTAGTGTGTGTGGTCGCAAAGCTGGTTTTAACAGACCAATTTTTGCATTCTGGAAGTGA